The proteins below come from a single Drosophila kikkawai strain 14028-0561.14 chromosome 3R, DkikHiC1v2, whole genome shotgun sequence genomic window:
- the wdb gene encoding serine/threonine-protein phosphatase 2A 56 kDa regulatory subunit epsilon isoform, which translates to TKSRQLKHFTPKGNRLIDAKISRYRFNTAITITQQQKLLQLLQQQQQENALKGKKKHKQKLQLQQQQQLQLVIGQEIHLESDAGTEAELLGLTRSDENNCKTPNSTAKVANITHKIFGWLRKSRNKRPVEILNSDFGEDGDEGVGEGRGQGAGEGGGAAAAAGAGAADQFSVASVRNKAGKLNTTQTATETAIDSNEPKSEKMSSGTFVDRIDPFAKRSLKKKGKKSQGSSRYRNSQDVELQQLPPLKADCSSLEQEELFIRKLRQCCVSFDFMDPVTDLKGKEIKRAALNDLSTYITHGRGVLTEPVYPEIIRMISCNLFRTLPPSENPDFDPEEDDPTLEASWPHLQLVYEVFLRFLESQDFQATIGKRVIDQKFVLQLLELFDSEDPRERDFLKTVLHRIYGKFLGLRAFIRKQINNIFLRFIYETEHFNGVGELLEILGSIINGFALPLKAEHKQFLVKVLLPLHKVKCLSLYHAQLAYCIVQFLEKDPFLTEPVVRGLLKFWPKTCSQKEVMFLGEIEEILDVIDPPQFAKIQEPLFRQIAKCVSSPHFQVAERALYLWNNEYAMSLIEENNAVIMPIMFPALYRISKEHWNQTIVALVYNVLKTFMEMNSKLFDELTSSYKAERQKEKKRERDREELWKKLHELESNRSTGRSAGGSAATSNSAAPAASTSLQPPSSAGLNSHQQQSNSSSSGSLSSGGAGGDNNPATTNAKIKQEVKTEN; encoded by the exons ACCAAATCCAGGCAGCTAAAACACTTCACGCCCAAGGGTAACCGTTTGATAGATGCCAAGATAAGTCGTTACCGCTTTAACACCGCCATCACCATTACCCAGCAACAGAAGCTGCTCCAGCTactccagcaacagcagcaggagaacGCTCTCAAAGGCAAGAAAAAGCACAAGCAgaagttgcagttgcagcagcagcagcagttgcaatTGGTGATTGGTCAGGAAATACACCTAGAATCCGACGCAGGAACAGAAGCAGAGCTGTTGGGCTTAACCAGGAGTGACGAAAACAACTGCAAGACGCCAAACTCAACCGCAAAAGTCGCCAACATAACACATAAAATTTTCGGTTGGCTACGCAAATCACGCAACAAACGGCCAGTCGAGATCCTCAACAGCGATTTCGGCGAAGACGGCGACGAGGGCGTTGGCGAGGGCAGAGGCCAAGGGGCAGGAGAGGGTggtggagcagctgctgctgccggtgccGGTGCAGCCGATCAATTTTCAGTGGCAAGCGTTAGGAATAAAGCCGGCAAGCTGAATACCACACAGACAGCCACGGAGACCGCCATCGATTCAAACGAACCCAAATCTGAAAAGATGTCATCGGGCACGTTTGTGGATCGAATCGACCCGTTCGCCAAACGTTCGCTCAAGAAGAAGGGTAAAAAGAGTCAAGGTTCCTCGCGCTACAGAAATTCTCAGGATGTTGAGCTGCAGCAATTGCCGCCGTTAAAAg CCGATTGCTCCAGCCTAGAACAGGAGGAGCTGTTCATACGGAAGCTGCGCCAGTGTTGCGTGTCCTTTGACTTTATGGATCCCGTCACGGATTTGAAGGGCAAGGAGATCAAGCGGGCCGCACTCAATGACCTATCCACCTATATAACACATGGGCGCGGTGTGCTTACGGAACCGGTCTATCCGGAAATAATTCGCATG ATTTCATGCAACCTATTTCGCACGTTGCCGCCCAGTGAGAATCCTGATTTCGATCCTGAGGAGGATGATCCGACCCTGGAGGCCTCTTGGCCACACCTACAGCTGGTCTACGAGGTCTTTTTGAGGTTCTTGGAGTCGCAGGACTTCCAAGCAACCATCGGCAAGCGGGTAATCGATCAAAAGTTTGTCTTGCAG CTTTTGGAGCTCTTCGACTCGGAGGATCCTCGAGAACGGGACTTTCTGAAGACGGTGTTGCATCGCATCTACGGAAAGTTCCTGGGACTGCGGGCCTTTATACGAAAACAGATCAACAACATATTCTTGCGATTCATCTACGAGACGGAGCACTTTAATGGAGTCGGTGAGCTTTTGGAAATTCTCGGCAG tATCATCAACGGATTCGCTTTGCCCCTAAAGGCCGAACACAAGCAGTTTCTGGTCAAGGTCCTGTTGCCGCTACACAAAGTCAAATGCCTGTCGCTCTACCACGCTCAGCTGGCGTATTGCATTGTACAATTCCTAGAGAAGGATCCATTCCTTACCGAGCCTGTGGTGCGTGGGCTTCTCAAGTTCTGGCCCAAGACGTGTTCCCAAAAGGAGGTCATGTTCCTGGGCGAAATTGAGGAGATTCTCGACGTGATCGATCCGCCGCAGTTTGCCAAGATCCAGGAGCCGTTGTTCCGCCAGATTGCCAAATGCGTGTCAAGTCCACATTTTCAA GTTGCTGAGCGCGCACTCTATCTGTGGAACAATGAGTATGCCATGTCGCTCATCGAGGAGAACAATGCGGTTATCATGCCCATCATGTTCCCGGCCCTGTACCGCATCAGCAAGGAGCACTGGAATCAAACCATTGTGGCGCTCGTTTACAACGTATTGAAAACGTTCATGGAAATGAATTCGAAGCTTTTTGACGAGCTGACCTCCAGTTACAAGGCGGAGCGGCAAAA AGAGAAAAAACGTGAGCGCGACCGCGAAGAGCTGTGGAAGAAGCTGCACGAACTCGAATCCAATCGTTCTACTGGGCGCTCCGCTGGCGGCAGCGCTGCGACATCGAACAGCGCAGCCCCCGCGGCATCAACGTCTCTGCAGCCACCTAGCTCCGCCGGTCTGAACTCCCATCAGCAGCAGTcgaatagcagcagcagcggcagcctgTCCAGCGGCGGAGCCGGAGGCGACAATAACCCTGCGACCACAAATGCGAAAATCAAACAGGAAGTCAAGACGGAGAACTAA
- the LOC108083684 gene encoding solute carrier family 25 member 45 isoform X1: MKWENYCDFVAGCFGGACGVLVAHPLDTIKVWQQASNSSVLTAVHQIYSRNNGINGFYRGMFFPFISTGAINSLLFGIYGNHLRQLRKVCHSDYQREQLEYHNMFMAGSVAGFVQSFIACPMELIKVRLQTACYYNDYLYGQRRTAFGTFKRILKTDGISGLYRGLLPMMCRDVLPYGIYMLAYRQSVDYLDGRDFVRRRRSQADGSSINLLVTTLAGAWAGVISWVCVIPFDVVKTLMQADENHKFRGIFHCVRVNYRAYGWRSIFRGSWMLVARAIPFNAATFLGYEYALEWCQRWNGTYV; the protein is encoded by the exons ATGAAGTGGGAGAACTATTGCGACTTTGTGGCCGGATGCTTCGGGG GTGCCTGCGGGGTGCTTGTGGCCCATCCCCTCGACACGATCAAGGTGTGGCAGCAGGCCTCCAACTCCTCCGTCCTGACTGCCGTCCATCAGATCTACAGCAGGAATAATGGG ATTAACGGCTTCTACAGGGGCATGTTCTTCCCATTCATCTCGACGGGAGCCATCAACTCGCTGCTCTTCGGCATCTACGGCAACCATCTGCGCCAGCTGAGGAAGGTGTGCCACAGTGACTACCAGCGGGAGCAGCTGGAATACCACAACATGTTCATGGCAGGATCGGTGGCAGGATTTGTGCAGTCCTTCATTGCCTGTCCCATGGAGTTGATCAAGGTCCGCCTGCAGACGGCTTGCT ACTACAATGATTATCTCTACGGCCAGCGACGGACAGCCTTCGGCACTTTTAAAAGGATACTCAAGACTGACGGCATCTCTGGTCTATATCGCGGTCTGCTACCCATGATGTGTCG CGACGTTTTGCCTTATGGAATCTATATGCTGGCCTACCGCCAGAGCGTTGACTACCTGGACGGACGGGATTTCGTGCGGCGGCGACGCAGCCAGGCAGACGGATCGAGTATCAATCTGCTGGTGACCACACTGGCCGGCGCTTGGGCAGGAGTCATCTCGTGGGTGTGCGTCATTCCCTTCGACGTGGTGAAGACCCTGATGCAAGCAGACGAGAACCACAAGTTCCGGGGCATCTTTCACTGCGTGAGGGTCAACTACAGAGCCTACGGTTGGCGAAGTATCTTCCGAGGCAGCTGGATGCTGGTGGCGCGGGCGATTCCCTTCAACGCCGCCACTTTCCTGGGCTACGAGTACGCCCTGGAGTGGTGCCAGCGGTGGAATGGCACCTATGTATGA
- the LOC108083684 gene encoding solute carrier family 25 member 45 isoform X2 → MFFPFISTGAINSLLFGIYGNHLRQLRKVCHSDYQREQLEYHNMFMAGSVAGFVQSFIACPMELIKVRLQTACYYNDYLYGQRRTAFGTFKRILKTDGISGLYRGLLPMMCRDVLPYGIYMLAYRQSVDYLDGRDFVRRRRSQADGSSINLLVTTLAGAWAGVISWVCVIPFDVVKTLMQADENHKFRGIFHCVRVNYRAYGWRSIFRGSWMLVARAIPFNAATFLGYEYALEWCQRWNGTYV, encoded by the exons ATGTTCTTCCCATTCATCTCGACGGGAGCCATCAACTCGCTGCTCTTCGGCATCTACGGCAACCATCTGCGCCAGCTGAGGAAGGTGTGCCACAGTGACTACCAGCGGGAGCAGCTGGAATACCACAACATGTTCATGGCAGGATCGGTGGCAGGATTTGTGCAGTCCTTCATTGCCTGTCCCATGGAGTTGATCAAGGTCCGCCTGCAGACGGCTTGCT ACTACAATGATTATCTCTACGGCCAGCGACGGACAGCCTTCGGCACTTTTAAAAGGATACTCAAGACTGACGGCATCTCTGGTCTATATCGCGGTCTGCTACCCATGATGTGTCG CGACGTTTTGCCTTATGGAATCTATATGCTGGCCTACCGCCAGAGCGTTGACTACCTGGACGGACGGGATTTCGTGCGGCGGCGACGCAGCCAGGCAGACGGATCGAGTATCAATCTGCTGGTGACCACACTGGCCGGCGCTTGGGCAGGAGTCATCTCGTGGGTGTGCGTCATTCCCTTCGACGTGGTGAAGACCCTGATGCAAGCAGACGAGAACCACAAGTTCCGGGGCATCTTTCACTGCGTGAGGGTCAACTACAGAGCCTACGGTTGGCGAAGTATCTTCCGAGGCAGCTGGATGCTGGTGGCGCGGGCGATTCCCTTCAACGCCGCCACTTTCCTGGGCTACGAGTACGCCCTGGAGTGGTGCCAGCGGTGGAATGGCACCTATGTATGA
- the Klp98A gene encoding kinesin-like protein Klp98A, translated as MSSLKVAVRVRPFNTRENDLDAQLIVEMENKKTRLLKPRLQSIRDAGRDNHHDFTFDYSYWSFDAEDPHFATQEQVYSDLGNDVVDCAYEGYNACVFAYGQTGSGKTFTMMGTPNNPGLIPRICEELFARMRVGQESGTGYRTHASYLEIYNERVKDLLAAQSTGHGLRVREHRSLGPYVENLSQHAVSDFDEIQECIARGNAQRTTASTNMNDTSSRSHAIFTITFVQAVFMNDMPSETVSKIHLVDLAGSERANATGATGQRLKEGAHINKSLVTLGSVISALAEQTGGSLTNSTQATTPNGASKRVLYIPYRDSILTWLLKDSLGGNSKTIMIAALSPADCNYSETLSTLRYANRAKNIINKPTVNEDSNVKLIRELREEINKLKSMLSGDIHSLQPSLKVLADLQKKEAQEKVLTEEWTEKWKVAQSILQEQKSLGLRKSGVGVVLDSEMPHLIGIHNDVTTGVTLYSLKEGETRIGSEDADMAQDIELAGDGIRAQHCSIVLKGGVVTLHPWPLAQCWVNAHLIDEPKQISQGDIILLGRTNIFRFNNPAEAAKLRKDLSRSQLDMSRLSLITSSKENLLACSIYSDEDGASPYKRPERQYYPQRPMSRDDPELQDENRKILDTIENALKQLNVERVQMHDQYKTKVRKLTEELIRLEQEEMDGLQLLNCREQELVARKDMLLWEKNNEKVQIDIVCRQISAFQTQLDSKKRDFSEYVAKELQELQDCGKLDEMGLKIEEGTPLNDELLLQVSDSLDLFAAQFIKDTVRRNNEEIRKLDEQIAEKERILNASTSKIAKVDETMLEIQAQLERLRLERAESEAEAQAMRAKKQNMKLQLGSKSMSMSTSTSTNEADDVSKSDTYETCDTFHTAQSNFSIVSSPTITEGQQSPLSNCSCEAEDEAEDTRKDDDLSGSSEDASRTCTAGASSGSGSGIGGSGSGSAPTATPSSQAIMSDSGVCLDHRNQALLQNGLINNYRQGVRTSDEDTGSCSSCELGRHSDVSRPYCPLHSLRRKIAAQKALIMKNLETDLNKAQLDEHIADLQDLQRRYIQMEQEMLQSVQDLEAHAQCCADERSGMERQYELASSIMRSSAMSPTSMEESTSQIYSPSMTRSCPSMREFPEGEHFITIPSFVMRGAGKQTHYEYEVRIALPDGKLNILRRYSRFRELHLCMKHCYGAKISALPFPRRELFASNSEPVAKHRRRLLELYLRRLFVVCSKIPQCPIYDGPGGPGLTRASLVQLSSFFKKGLFENGKHGTG; from the exons ATGTCGTCGCTCAAGGTCGCTGTGAGGGTTCGCCCCTTCAACACTCG TGAAAATGACTTGGACGCCCAGCTCATCGTGGAGATGGAGAATAAGAAGACGCGTTTGCTGAAGCCCCGGCTGCAGTCCATTCGCGATGCCGGACGGGATAATCATCATGACTTCACCTTTGACTATTCATACTGGTCATTCGACGCGGAGGATCCGCACTTTGCCACCCAGGAGCAGGTGTACAGTGATCTCGGCAATGACGTCGTCGATTGCGCATATGAAG GCTACAATGCATGTGTGTTTGCCTATGGACAGACGGGCTCCGGCAAGACCTTCACCATGATGGGCACGCCCAACAATCCTGGCCTGATTCCGCGCATTTGCGAGGAACTGTTTGCCCGAATGCGTGTGGGTCAGGAGTCGGGCACGGGATATCGTACTCATGCCAGCTACCTGGAGATCTACAATGAGCGGGTCAAGGATCTGCTTGCAGCCCAAAGCACTGGCCATGGACTGCGGGTGCGAGAGCATCGCAGCCTGGGCCCCTATGTGGAGAACCTTTCCCAGCATGCCGTCTCCGATTTTGACGAAATTCAG GAATGCATCGCCAGGGGAAATGCTCAACGCACCACGGCCAGCACCAATATGAACGATACGAGCAGCCGCAGTCACGCCATCTTTACGATCACATTTGTGCAGGCCGTCTTCATGAATGACATGCCAAGCGAAACAGTCTCGAAGATCCATCTGGTCGATTTGGCAGGCAG CGAGCGTGCCAATGCAACTGGGGCAACGGGTCAGCGGCTGAAAGAGGGCGCCCACATCAATAAATCTTTGGTGACTCTGGGCAGCGTCATCTCCGCTTTGGCGGAGCAAACGGGCGGCAGTCTGACCAACTCCACGCAGGCCACCACCCCGAATGGGGCCAGCAAGCGAGTGCTTTACATTCCATACCGTGACTCCATTCTCACCTGGCTGCTGAAGGACAGTCTGGGCGGCAACAGCAAGACCATCATGATTGCCGCACTCTCGCCGGCGGACTGCAACTACAGCGAAACACTGAGCACGTTAAGGTACGCGAATCGAGCCAAGAACATCATCAACAAGCCAACGGTTAACGAGGATTCCAATGTCAAGCTGATTCGCGAGCTCCGGGAGGAGATCAACAAGCTCAAGTCCATGCTGTCGGGAGATATT CACTCACTGCAGCCGTCGCTCAAGGTCCTGGCCGATCTCCAAAAGAAAGAGGCCCAGGAGAAAGTCCTCACCGAGGAGTGGACGGAGAAGTGGAAGGTGGCCCAGTCTATATTGCAGGAGCAAAAGAGTCTGGGCCTGCGAAAGTCGGGTGTGGGCGTGGTCCTTGACTCAGAGATGCCACATCTCATTGGCATCCACAACGACGTGACCACGGGAGTGACGCTTTACAGCCTGAAGGAGGGCGAGACGCGAATTGGCAGCGAGGATGCGGATATGGCGCAGGACATTGAATTGGCCGGCGACGGCATACGAGCACAGCACTGCAGCATTGTCCTTAAAGGCGGTGTGGTTACGCTGCATCCTTGGCCCTTGGCCCAGTGCTGGGTGAATGCCCACCTAATTGACGAACCCAAGCAGATTTCGCAGGGCGATATTATATTGTTGGGCCGCACGAATATATTTCGATTCAATAATCCCGCCGAGGCGGCCAAGCTGCGCAAGGACCTGAGTCGCTCTCAGCTGGACATGTCGCGACTGTCGTTGATTACCTCGTCCAAGGAGAACCTGCTCGCCTGCAGCATTTACTCGGATGAGGATGGAGCGTCGCCGTATAAGCGGCCAGAGCGGCAGTACTATCCGCAGCGGCCCATGTCGCGGGATGATCCCGAGTTGCAGGATGAAAATCGCAAGATACTGGACACTATTGAGAATGCCCTGAAGCAACTCAATGTG GAGCGCGTCCAGATGCACGACCAATACAAGACCAAGGTGCGAAAGCTGACCGAGGAGCTGATTCGCCTGGAGCAGGAAGAAATGGATGGTTTACAGCTGTTGAATTGCCGCGAACAAGAGCTGGTTGCTCGCAAGGACATGTTGCTCTGGGAGAAGAACAACGAGAAGGTCCAG ATCGACATTGTGTGTAGACAAATTTCAGCGTttcagacgcagctcgactcTAAGAAACGAGATTTCTCTGAGTATGTAGCGAAAGAATTGCAGGAACTGCAAGATTGTGGCAAGCTGGATGAG ATGGGGCTGAAGATTGAAGAGGGCACTCCCCTGAACGATGAGCTGCTTTTGCAAGTGTCCGATTCGCTGGATCTCTTTGCAGCGCAGTTCATCAAGGACACTGTGCGAAGAAAT AACGAGGAAATCCGAAAACTTGACGAACAAATCGCCGAAAAGGAGCGTATACTCAATGCCAGCACCAGCAAAATAGCCAAGGTCGATGAAACCATGCTGGAGATCCAGGCCCAGCTGGAGCGTCTGCGTCTGGAACGCGCCGAAAGCGAAGCCGAGGCCCAGGCGATGCGAGCCAAAAAGCAGAATATGAAGCTGCAGCTGGGCAGCaagtccatgtccatgtccaccTCGACCAGCACTAACGAGGCCGACGATGTGTCCAAATCGGACACGTACGAAACCTGTGATACCTTCCACACCGCCCAGTCGAACTTTTCGATCGTCTCATCGCCCACGATCACGGAGGGCCAGCAGTCGCCGCTCAGCAATTGTTCCTGCGAAGCGGAGGACGAAGCCGAGGATACGCGCAAGGACGACGATCTATCGGGTAGCAGCGAAGATGCATCGCGCACCTGTACCGCTGGTGCCAGCAGCGGTAGTGGGAGTGGCATTGGTGGCTCCGGCTCCGGATCTGCTCCCACTGCCACGCCCAGTTCCCAGGCCATTATGAGCGACAGCGGCGTGTGCCTGGATCACCGCAATCAGGCTCTGCTCCAGAACGGACTCATTAACAACTACCGGCAAGGAGTGCGAACCAGCGACGAGGACACCGGTTCCTGTTCCTCCTGCGAGCTGGGACGGCACTCGGATGTTTCGCGTCCCTACTGTCCACTGCACTCGCTGCGCCGCAAAATCGCCGCCCAAAAGGCACTGATCATGAAGAACCTGGAAACGGACCTTAACAAGGCCCAGTTGGATGAGCATATCGCCGACCTGCAGGATCTGCAACGACGCTACATACAAATGGAGCAGGAGATGCTCCAGTCGGTGCAGGATCTGGAGGCCCACGCCCAGTGTTGTGCTGACGAGCGGTCCGGCATGGAGCGGCAGTACGAGCTGGCCAGCTCCATCATGCGCTCCAGTGCCATGAGCCCCACCAGCATGGAGGAGTCCACCTCGCAGATTTATTCGCCCAGCATGACCCGGTCATGCCCATCCATGCGGGAATTTC CTGAGGGCGAACACTTCATCACCATTCCCAGCTTTGTGATGCGCGGCGCTGGTAAGCAGACGCACTACGAGTATGAGGTGCGCATCGCTCTGCCCGATGGAAAGCTCAACATCCTGCGGCGCTACAGTCGCTTCCGGGAGCTGCACCTGTGCATGAAGCACTGCTACGGGGCCAAA ATCTCTGCACTACCCTTCCCGCGACGGGAGCTATTCGCATCGAACAGTGAACCGGTGGCCAAGCATAGACGCCGCCTTCTGGAGCTGTACCTGCGCCGCCTGTTCGTCGTGTGCTCAAAGATTCCGCAGTGCCCGATCTACGACGGACCCGGCGGACCGGGCCTCACGCGCGCCTCCCTCGTCCAGCTGTCGTCTTTTTTCAAGAAAGGCCTGTTCGAGAACGGGAAGCATGGGACGGGATAA